DNA from Macadamia integrifolia cultivar HAES 741 unplaced genomic scaffold, SCU_Mint_v3 scaffold1835, whole genome shotgun sequence:
cttgcttcttcttcaaggttgttccttctttcttcttcctttttcactgCTCTCCAgtttagttgaagttttgtttaccaatttcagtgaagatttgcattcatggtaaattctcataagttaataatatctacccaataagtaataataaaatcctagatattcaacagctttgtaaacatggtattttgATATGTGTGGCaaagtctctcatatgctcagtgcctgaatatagttatgttgattttttttcttatctcatcctattttgagagagagagagatgatgatgatggtggctatagaaaaaaggaacaatgttgaagaaaaagcaaggagagagagagagagagagagagagagagagagagagagagatagagataatTGAGATTTAccaacaaaatcgaaggaggagtccgcttatattggatttttattttttatttatttatttatataaaaaaatattagacaagttaagtaaccacatccgtcatctctccaccctaaaaactaggaatcagttacaatataaaaaactaatagataatttagattaatctaaacttaaatggatgattaatattaaaagaaagtaaagATAAGATCGCAATACGTATGTCCTGCTATCACTCGCTCTGTTTTTTTAAAtgtgaaaattaaaattatactTACGAGTAACAAAGCGGGGTTGATAGTCAACGGTCAACGTCTATGTGGTGTCATGGAAACCGGCTGAGAATCTAACACGTGTCGAGTTAAGAGTGGTTTGTTGACTATACATTGGAACATTTTAATGTCGtggcatctctctctctaaaatgaAGGGAAGACAGCAAAAACGACGCTAAAGTGGaaggggaagggaggggaagggagagagagagagagagagggaagattTGGTTCGTCAGCCCCAAACCTCTTAGGTTCTCTCTTAGGTGTGTTCTTCTCATTCCTAAATTGTCATTTATTTCTCGCTTCACTAATAAGGTTAGATCTTTTAGATCTATTTGTTCTCGAAACTGTTTATTGATTAATTCTCTTCTCAGATATTTGAGAATTTCTCTGTTGACTGATGAACGATCGATCGGAAAATCACTTCTGCTATTTGGATTTCTTTGAGATCTGATGACCCAAAATTCCTAGTTTTTTATCCATAAAGCTTGGATTTTGCTTTGGTGATTCGATTCATATGACGGAttccatttaaaattttcaattttttttttgttgtgattTCAGGTACTATTATTATTAGGATGTCTCCGGCCGAATCGTCTCGGGAGGAAAATGTGTACTTGGCGAAATTGGCGGAGCAGGCTGAACGGTATGAGGAGATGGTGGAATTCATGGAGGGTGTAGCGAAGACGGTGGACGTTGAGGAACTAACAGTAGAGGAGAGAAATCTTCTCTCTGTGGcttacaagaatgtgattggagCAAGAAGGGCTTCATGGAGGATCATTTCTTCCATTGAGCAGAAGGAAGAAAGCCGTGGAAATGAAGAACATGTGGCTGCTATCAAGGTATACAGGGCAAAGATTGAATCAGAACTCAGCAAGATTTGTGATGGGATCATGGGACTTCTGGAGTCGCATTTAATCCCTTCATCGACAACTGCGGAGTCCAAGGTGTTTTACCTTAAGATGAAAGGTGATTACCATAGGTACCTGGCTGAATTCAAGACTGGTGCTGAGAGGAAGGAAGCTGCCGAGAGCACTTTGTTGGCTTACAAGTCTGCACAGGTGGGATGGTCCGTGAGCCCCTGTTAACCTGTTTGCTTTGACTgatgttttgttttgttgatCATAGCATGACTTTGTTATCTATCTTCTTCCATTTAGGACATTGCTGTGGTTGAATTGGCTCCCACTCACCCGATTAGGCTGGGGCTTGCCCTTAACTTTTCAGTTTTCTATTACGAAATTCTGAACTCACCTGATCGCGCTTGCAATCTTGCAAAGCAGGTTGGTTCTCTCATATGATTCTTTTTCATTAACTTTCTATGCATGCATCTAAAGAAATTACTCTGGATTTGCTTGCTTGGAAAATGGAGTTAACAAATGAAATTTTTAGCTGTTAATCAGATGCtcctta
Protein-coding regions in this window:
- the LOC122064952 gene encoding 14-3-3-like protein is translated as MSPAESSREENVYLAKLAEQAERYEEMVEFMEGVAKTVDVEELTVEERNLLSVAYKNVIGARRASWRIISSIEQKEESRGNEEHVAAIKVYRAKIESELSKICDGIMGLLESHLIPSSTTAESKVFYLKMKGDYHRYLAEFKTGAERKEAAESTLLAYKSAQDIAVVELAPTHPIRLGLALNFSVFYYEILNSPDRACNLAKQVGSLI